Proteins from one Escherichia coli genomic window:
- the ybtS gene encoding yersiniabactin biosynthesis salicylate synthase Irp9/YbtS, translated as MKISEFLHLALPEEQWLPTISGVLRQFAEEECYVYERQPCWYLGKGCLARLHINADGTQATFIDDAGEQQWAVDSITDCARRFMAHPQVKGRRVYGQVGFNFAAHARGIAFNAGEWPLLTLTVPREELIFEKGNVTVYADSADGGRRLCEWVKEASTTTQNAPLAVDTALNGEAYKQQVARAVAEIRRGEYVKVIVSRAIPLPSRIDMPATLLYGRQANTPVRSFMFRQEGREALGFSPELVMSVTGNKVVTEPLAGTRDRMGNPEHNKAKEAELLHDSKEVLEHILSVKEAIAELEAVCLPGSVVVEDLMSVRQRGSVQHLGSGVSGQLAENKDAWDAFTVLFPSITASGIPKNAALNAIMQIEKTPRELYSGAILLLDDMRFDAALVLRSVFQDSQRCWIQAGAGIIAQSTPERELTETREKLASIAPYLMV; from the coding sequence ATGAAAATCAGTGAATTTTTACACCTGGCGTTACCAGAGGAACAATGGCTGCCGACGATTTCTGGCGTTTTACGCCAGTTCGCAGAAGAAGAGTGTTATGTCTATGAGCGTCAACCCTGTTGGTATTTAGGCAAAGGGTGCCTGGCACGGTTGCACATTAATGCCGACGGAACGCAGGCGACATTTATTGATGATGCCGGGGAGCAACAATGGGCGGTGGATTCCATTACCGACTGCGCGCGTCGTTTTATGGCACATCCTCAGGTGAAAGGACGTCGGGTTTATGGACAGGTTGGGTTCAACTTTGCGGCGCATGCGCGGGGGATTGCCTTTAACGCCGGGGAGTGGCCGCTGCTGACGTTAACCGTTCCCCGTGAAGAACTTATTTTTGAAAAGGGAAATGTCACCGTTTATGCGGACTCCGCCGACGGGGGCCGACGTTTGTGTGAGTGGGTAAAAGAGGCCAGTACAACGACGCAGAACGCACCACTGGCGGTGGATACCGCCCTCAATGGCGAGGCGTATAAACAACAGGTTGCACGCGCCGTTGCGGAGATCCGCCGTGGCGAGTATGTCAAAGTGATTGTCTCGCGCGCTATTCCCCTGCCATCGCGGATTGATATGCCCGCCACGCTGTTATACGGGCGGCAGGCAAATACACCTGTGCGCTCGTTTATGTTCCGTCAGGAAGGACGCGAAGCGCTGGGCTTTAGCCCGGAACTGGTGATGTCAGTGACGGGCAATAAAGTGGTCACTGAACCGCTTGCGGGCACCCGCGATCGCATGGGAAACCCGGAGCATAATAAGGCGAAAGAGGCAGAACTGCTGCACGACAGTAAAGAGGTGCTTGAGCATATCCTTTCTGTCAAAGAAGCGATTGCTGAACTGGAGGCCGTTTGCCTGCCGGGCAGCGTGGTGGTTGAAGATTTAATGTCGGTTCGCCAGCGCGGCAGCGTTCAGCATCTGGGGTCCGGCGTGAGCGGTCAGCTTGCGGAAAACAAGGATGCCTGGGATGCGTTTACCGTGCTGTTTCCGTCGATTACCGCCTCAGGTATCCCTAAAAACGCTGCCCTGAACGCGATTATGCAAATTGAGAAGACGCCGCGAGAGCTCTATTCCGGCGCAATTCTGCTGCTGGACGATATGCGCTTCGATGCGGCGCTAGTTCTGCGTTCCGTATTTCAGGACAGCCAGCGCTGCTGGATACAAGCGGGGGCGGGAATCATCGCGCAATCTACACCGGAACGCGAACTGACGGAAACCCGGGAGAAATTAGCGAGCATTGCGCCCTATTTA
- the ybtX gene encoding yersiniabactin-associated zinc MFS transporter YbtX produces MSDVQSNVKPLTLTTGRVIFAIAGVYVTQSLVSALSMQSLPALVRAAGGSLALAGATTLFMLPWALKFIWAPWIERWRLPPGSQERRSRMLILRGQVALAAILMIAAAIGWFGREGGFPDTQIVALFVLFMVAGTVASTIDIASDGFCVDQLTRAGYGWGNSVQVGGSYLGMMCGGGVFLMLSAASGWPVAMLMMAMLIMALSFPLWRITEPTRTAPIPHVPALGYALRRKQARLGLLLVLMLNSGMRFVLPLLAPLLLDHGLSMSALGALFSGGNIAAGIAGTLAGGLLMKYTSPGRALLTAYGVQGIALLAVVMTFMMAPGHLLLPILQCLVIVQSISLACALVCLYATLMSLSSPLQAGVDFTLFQCTDAAIAILAGVIGGVVAQHFGYAACFLFAGVFTLLAAWVAYIRLHSARELMTSAID; encoded by the coding sequence ATGAGTGATGTTCAGTCGAATGTGAAACCGCTGACGTTGACGACCGGGCGGGTGATTTTTGCTATTGCCGGCGTCTATGTGACGCAGAGTCTGGTATCGGCGCTGTCTATGCAGTCCTTACCCGCGCTGGTGCGCGCTGCTGGCGGATCGCTGGCGCTTGCCGGTGCGACAACCCTGTTCATGCTGCCCTGGGCGCTGAAGTTTATTTGGGCGCCGTGGATCGAACGCTGGCGGCTTCCGCCCGGTAGCCAGGAACGCCGTTCGCGGATGTTAATCCTGCGTGGTCAGGTCGCGCTAGCGGCGATCCTGATGATTGCCGCAGCGATTGGCTGGTTTGGGCGAGAAGGAGGATTTCCCGATACGCAAATCGTCGCGTTATTTGTTCTGTTTATGGTGGCAGGCACGGTCGCTTCCACCATTGATATCGCCAGCGACGGCTTTTGCGTCGATCAACTGACTCGCGCGGGTTACGGCTGGGGAAACAGCGTGCAGGTCGGCGGCAGCTATCTGGGAATGATGTGCGGCGGCGGGGTGTTCCTAATGTTGTCGGCAGCATCCGGCTGGCCTGTCGCCATGCTGATGATGGCGATGCTGATTATGGCGCTGTCATTCCCGCTGTGGCGCATTACGGAGCCGACGCGAACAGCGCCTATCCCGCATGTTCCGGCGTTAGGTTATGCGCTAAGGAGGAAGCAGGCGCGCCTGGGCTTACTGCTGGTATTAATGCTGAATTCAGGTATGCGGTTTGTGCTGCCTCTTCTGGCGCCGCTGTTGTTGGATCATGGGTTGAGCATGTCTGCGTTGGGCGCGCTGTTCAGCGGCGGCAATATTGCAGCGGGCATAGCAGGAACGCTGGCCGGCGGATTACTGATGAAATACACCTCACCCGGCAGAGCGCTGTTGACGGCTTATGGCGTCCAGGGGATCGCGCTGCTGGCGGTGGTGATGACGTTCATGATGGCGCCGGGTCATCTGTTGCTGCCGATTCTCCAGTGTCTGGTCATTGTCCAGTCCATTTCGCTGGCCTGCGCGCTGGTCTGTCTTTACGCCACGCTGATGTCGCTTTCATCGCCTTTGCAGGCCGGTGTCGACTTCACCCTCTTTCAATGTACTGACGCGGCAATCGCCATCCTGGCTGGTGTTATCGGCGGCGTTGTTGCTCAACATTTTGGCTATGCGGCCTGCTTCCTGTTTGCCGGGGTATTCACGTTGCTGGCGGCGTGGGTTGCTTATATCCGGCTGCATTCGGCAAGAGAACTGATGACAAGCGCAATTGATTGA